From a single Ruegeria sp. HKCCD4315 genomic region:
- a CDS encoding TRAP transporter large permease, translating into MSPIVFLATLLLSVPVAIVLAITAIWYIWESGNTILYDSFAQKMFGGLENYGLLAIPLFMLTGELMNEGGMTRRLVALARVFVGGFRGGLAYINLLANMFMAAIIGSATAQIAVMSRAMVPAMDEEGYDKGFAAATTAAGGLLAPVIPPSMMFVIFGVLAQIPIGDMFIAGILPGLILAGAFALVITLIGWQQQFPKGRWMTRAEAIRSLISAAPALLIPLSIIGGILFGIATPTESAAVASLIAFLVGWLVYGDLKPQNLAEMFKRTAANASMILFMIAAASVFGWVIIYEEIPQHLAGLITSVTSNPFVFLLIVNLALLLVGMVIDGIAAIILITPILLPIATGSYDISPYQFGIVACLNLVLGLLTPPVGIGLYIASSMSGTSPGSILRSLWPFLIAVALVLLLLSYFPSLSTVLI; encoded by the coding sequence ATGAGTCCCATCGTCTTTCTGGCCACCCTTCTACTGTCTGTTCCTGTGGCGATCGTACTGGCCATCACGGCCATCTGGTACATTTGGGAAAGCGGAAACACGATACTTTATGACAGCTTCGCGCAGAAAATGTTCGGGGGTCTTGAGAACTATGGCCTTCTGGCCATACCCCTTTTCATGCTGACAGGGGAGTTGATGAACGAAGGCGGCATGACCCGACGCCTTGTTGCGCTGGCGCGGGTGTTTGTTGGCGGATTTCGTGGCGGGTTGGCTTATATCAACCTTCTGGCCAATATGTTCATGGCGGCGATCATCGGCTCTGCCACAGCACAGATCGCGGTGATGTCGCGCGCCATGGTCCCTGCGATGGATGAAGAAGGTTATGACAAAGGCTTTGCCGCCGCGACCACAGCCGCTGGTGGCCTATTGGCCCCGGTCATTCCGCCATCGATGATGTTTGTGATCTTTGGTGTGCTGGCCCAGATCCCCATAGGTGATATGTTCATTGCGGGTATTTTGCCGGGCTTAATTCTGGCTGGTGCTTTCGCGCTGGTCATCACTTTGATTGGTTGGCAGCAACAATTTCCCAAAGGCCGCTGGATGACGCGGGCCGAGGCTATACGGTCCCTGATCAGCGCAGCTCCGGCCCTGCTGATCCCGCTTTCGATCATCGGCGGCATCCTGTTCGGGATCGCCACCCCGACAGAGTCCGCCGCGGTTGCCTCCTTGATCGCCTTTCTTGTGGGCTGGCTGGTTTATGGCGACCTGAAGCCGCAAAACCTGGCCGAGATGTTCAAACGCACCGCTGCTAATGCCTCGATGATCCTGTTCATGATTGCGGCCGCCAGTGTGTTTGGTTGGGTCATCATCTACGAAGAGATACCGCAGCATCTGGCCGGGTTGATCACATCCGTCACCTCGAACCCCTTTGTATTTCTGCTGATTGTAAATCTGGCTTTGTTGCTGGTTGGAATGGTGATTGATGGCATTGCAGCGATTATCCTGATCACGCCTATCCTGCTGCCCATTGCAACCGGGTCCTATGACATCAGCCCGTATCAATTCGGCATCGTCGCCTGCCTGAACCTTGTGCTTGGTTTGCTGACCCCGCCTGTAGGGATCGGATTGTACATCGCCTCATCCATGAGTGGCACATCACCCGGTTCAATCCTCAGATCGCTGTGGCCTTTCCTGATCGCGGTTGCTTTGGTTCTGCTTTTGCTTAGCTATTTCCCCAGCCTGTCGACGGTGTTGATCTAA
- a CDS encoding TRAP transporter small permease: MLYRLSAGLARVELWCAAFLAVCITVLILLNVVTRTAGNALFWVDELAIYAMVWMTFLGASAALHHRSSVSISILTDNVPDHAKRVIRKTVDVVVFAFSVAMLWFCWRWFLPLDIARSGFDTVAFQGQTFNFIYAEPTLTLGLPKYLFWLVMWLFALGATLHSTMHLLSAPTKGTQT; the protein is encoded by the coding sequence ATGCTGTATCGGCTGTCGGCTGGCTTGGCGCGGGTCGAATTGTGGTGCGCTGCCTTTCTGGCGGTCTGCATAACCGTTCTGATTTTGCTGAATGTCGTGACACGTACAGCGGGCAACGCGCTGTTCTGGGTCGATGAACTGGCAATTTATGCCATGGTTTGGATGACGTTTTTGGGGGCATCTGCAGCGTTGCATCATCGCAGTTCGGTGTCGATTTCCATCCTCACCGACAATGTGCCAGATCACGCTAAACGGGTAATCCGCAAGACGGTCGATGTGGTTGTGTTTGCCTTCTCCGTTGCGATGCTGTGGTTCTGTTGGCGCTGGTTTCTGCCGCTGGACATAGCGCGCAGCGGCTTTGACACAGTGGCTTTTCAAGGACAGACGTTCAATTTCATTTATGCCGAGCCGACACTGACCCTGGGCCTGCCAAAATACCTGTTCTGGCTTGTCATGTGGCTGTTTGCACTTGGTGCAACTTTGCATTCCACCATGCACTTGCTGAGCGCCCCTACGAAGGGAACGCAAACATGA
- a CDS encoding TRAP transporter substrate-binding protein, whose protein sequence is MKHIAKIAASAAVLAMSSVAAQAEEFRLGLITPPPHIWTKAAEAFGAELNEASGGAHSVSVFPARQLGNEAEMLQQLQTGALDMAFMTVAEVSNRAPELGAFYAPYLADDIGHAGRILRSDTAKSMLEPLPGQVGVVGLGYGMAGLRQIVSRGDVSSAEDLSGLKLRITPFTPILDFYNAVGAAPTPMPLPAVYDALANGQVDAIDMDAELIWVLKYYEHADTIVQSDHMMFPMVGLVSAKVWAGLSEEDRAMISELMAKHVDSTIDAYVENDSKWLEQIEGTGKAYKKVDAAFFGDAIEEWNGIWSEKTSSLDALRQTAAETK, encoded by the coding sequence ATGAAACATATCGCAAAAATTGCCGCCTCTGCGGCTGTGCTGGCAATGTCATCCGTCGCCGCTCAGGCCGAAGAATTCCGGTTGGGCCTGATCACACCTCCACCGCACATTTGGACCAAAGCTGCTGAGGCGTTTGGGGCTGAATTGAATGAGGCCAGTGGCGGCGCGCATTCGGTGTCGGTTTTCCCGGCGCGCCAGCTGGGGAACGAAGCTGAAATGTTGCAGCAATTGCAAACCGGTGCGTTGGACATGGCCTTCATGACGGTGGCCGAGGTTTCTAACCGCGCGCCCGAGTTAGGGGCTTTTTACGCTCCCTATCTGGCAGATGACATTGGTCACGCGGGTCGCATCCTGCGATCCGACACGGCTAAATCCATGCTGGAACCGCTGCCAGGACAAGTTGGCGTCGTGGGCTTGGGATATGGTATGGCCGGGCTGCGCCAGATCGTCAGCCGCGGCGATGTTTCATCCGCCGAAGATCTGTCAGGCCTCAAGCTGCGGATCACGCCATTCACGCCGATCCTCGACTTCTACAACGCGGTAGGTGCCGCGCCCACGCCGATGCCCTTGCCAGCGGTCTATGATGCACTGGCCAACGGCCAGGTCGACGCCATCGACATGGATGCCGAGCTGATCTGGGTTCTGAAGTATTATGAACACGCTGACACCATCGTGCAGTCGGATCATATGATGTTCCCGATGGTTGGTCTGGTATCGGCCAAGGTCTGGGCTGGTTTGTCCGAAGAAGACCGAGCGATGATTTCTGAACTGATGGCCAAACATGTCGACAGCACCATCGACGCCTATGTCGAAAACGATTCTAAATGGCTGGAGCAGATCGAAGGCACGGGCAAAGCCTACAAGAAGGTTGACGCCGCGTTCTTTGGCGACGCGATTGAAGAGTGGAACGGGATCTGGTCCGAGAAGACCTCCTCCCTTGACGCTTTGCGGCAGACTGCGGCAGAAACAAAATAA
- a CDS encoding 3-hydroxyanthranilate 3,4-dioxygenase: MSKLKAFNFKAWIDEHRHLLKPPVGNRQVWEDADLMVTVVGGPNKRTDYHDDPVEEFFYQLEGDMVLKIFDGEEFYDVPIREGEVFLLPPHVRHSPQRPQEGSIGLVIEPKRQTGELDAIEWYCFECGSLVHRAEMQLKSIVDDLPPVYQKFYASEEDRTCPNCQAVHPGKEPPEGWVTL, translated from the coding sequence ATGTCAAAACTGAAAGCATTCAACTTCAAAGCCTGGATCGACGAACACCGCCATCTGCTCAAGCCACCTGTAGGCAACCGACAGGTCTGGGAAGATGCCGATCTGATGGTCACGGTTGTTGGTGGGCCGAACAAGCGGACCGATTATCATGACGATCCTGTGGAAGAGTTTTTCTATCAGCTGGAAGGCGACATGGTTCTGAAAATCTTTGACGGCGAGGAATTCTATGACGTTCCGATCCGCGAAGGTGAAGTGTTCCTGCTGCCACCGCATGTGCGCCATTCTCCGCAACGCCCACAGGAAGGCTCGATTGGGCTTGTGATCGAACCAAAACGCCAGACGGGTGAGCTGGATGCAATAGAATGGTACTGCTTCGAATGCGGATCACTGGTGCATCGCGCAGAAATGCAGCTAAAGTCCATCGTTGATGACCTGCCTCCGGTTTATCAGAAGTTCTATGCCTCGGAAGAAGATCGTACTTGCCCGAACTGTCAGGCGGTGCATCCGGGCAAGGAACCGCCCGAGGGCTGGGTTACATTGTGA
- a CDS encoding dihydrodipicolinate synthase family protein produces the protein MKYSKHDAKAYARENMTGIWAAALNPFNEDLTLDEDGLRANIRHWIDDLDIQGLFIAGKQGEFFSMSLEERKRNFEIAVEECAGKAGVIVSVSDQNMNTALELAHHAQNCGADYIVLHAPVLSFVQDRGEVLYQYYKRFCDELDIGIAMWSHPDSGYLMQPEECARIADLPNIVAIKYSVPREMYVKLTHMVGDKIHVSTSAEHEWLDNILELDWKLYLCSSPPYQLQSKVDQRMNEYTQLAFAGKADEARRVFDSLNPVRDAMKRTRPAGKPTAFGKFWQELLGQVGGHVRPPMLELTEAEKTIIRKAFDECGLRV, from the coding sequence ATGAAATACTCAAAACACGACGCCAAAGCCTACGCTCGCGAAAACATGACGGGGATCTGGGCCGCGGCGTTGAATCCATTCAACGAAGACCTGACGCTGGACGAGGATGGACTGCGCGCCAACATTCGCCATTGGATCGACGATCTGGACATTCAGGGCCTGTTCATTGCCGGAAAACAGGGCGAGTTCTTTTCGATGAGTCTTGAGGAACGCAAGCGGAACTTCGAAATTGCCGTCGAAGAATGCGCGGGCAAGGCCGGCGTGATTGTCTCGGTCTCAGATCAGAACATGAATACGGCGTTGGAGCTGGCGCATCACGCGCAGAATTGCGGAGCCGACTACATCGTGCTGCACGCGCCGGTTCTGAGCTTTGTGCAGGATCGCGGTGAGGTTTTGTATCAGTATTACAAACGCTTTTGTGACGAACTGGATATTGGCATCGCCATGTGGAGCCATCCGGACAGCGGTTATCTGATGCAGCCCGAAGAATGCGCGCGCATAGCGGATCTGCCGAACATTGTGGCCATCAAATATTCGGTCCCGCGCGAGATGTATGTGAAGCTGACCCATATGGTGGGCGACAAGATCCATGTCTCGACCTCGGCCGAGCATGAATGGCTGGATAATATCCTGGAACTCGACTGGAAACTCTATCTTTGTTCCTCCCCGCCTTATCAGTTGCAAAGCAAGGTTGATCAGCGGATGAACGAATACACGCAACTGGCCTTTGCCGGAAAGGCGGATGAAGCGCGACGTGTGTTTGACAGCCTGAACCCGGTTCGGGATGCCATGAAACGCACGCGACCTGCAGGTAAACCCACGGCATTTGGAAAGTTTTGGCAGGAGTTACTGGGTCAGGTCGGTGGCCATGTGCGTCCACCTATGCTGGAACTAACCGAGGCTGAAAAGACGATCATTCGCAAAGCCTTCGACGAATGCGGCCTGCGCGTCTAA